In Drosophila innubila isolate TH190305 chromosome 2R unlocalized genomic scaffold, UK_Dinn_1.0 1_C_2R, whole genome shotgun sequence, the following are encoded in one genomic region:
- the LOC117785019 gene encoding beta-glucuronidase isoform X2, with product MLYPRESETREVRSLDGIWNFVCSDETNPTQGIRDNWFSNDLSKSRPIIPMPVPASYNDITTERALRDHVGTVWYDRKFFVPRSWAKDQRVWLRFGSVHYEAFVWINGESAVKHEIGHLPFETEVTHLLKYGAENRITVMCDNALIQTTVPQGKISEVANDGGVTIIQSYTFDFFNYAGIHRSVHLYTTPKTFIEEVEIQTRLSDNNSVGYVEYSVVVNGTAANEADNALFVRLQLYNREGEMVANSTSDSKLAGSLKVQNANPWWPYLMHSDPGYLYELEIKLHAANEELLDVYRLSVGLRSLSWTNTTFLINGKPIYFRGFGRHEDADVRGKGLDNALMVRDFNLIKWIGANAYRTSHYPYSEESMQFADRHGIMIIDECPSVDTENYNQALLGKHKSSIEQLIHRDRNHPSVVMWSIANEPRTGQLNADTYFQFVANYTRSLDSSRPVTAAIATPWTDDKAGKYLDIISFNRYNAWYSNTGRVDMVTQRVIDEASAWHKKYGKPVLMAEYGADTLEGLHLQPSYVWSEEFQTELFSKHFKAFDALRRKKWFIGEFVWNFADFKTPQSYTRVGGNKKGIFTRARQPKAAAHLLRQRYFALGREVDQCSLPEDLFTYIVDMGGNIKKESSDL from the exons ATGCTCTATCCGCGCGAGTCAGAGACGCGAGAGGTGCGCTCCCTGGATGGCATCTGGAATTTTGTGTGCTCCGACGAGACAAATCCAACGCAAGGTATACGGGATAATTGGTTCAGTAATGATCTGAGCAAAAGTAGACCCATCATTCCAATGCCTGTGCCGGCATCGTATAACGACATCACGACGGAACGAGCATTAAGGGATCATGTTGGCACAGTTTGGTATGATCGCAAGTTCTTTGTGCCTCGCTCCTGGGCTAAGGATCAGCGCGTTTGGCTGCGCTTCGGTAGCGTCCACTACGAGGCGTTTGTG TGGATCAACGGGGAGTCGGCCGTAAAGCACGAGATAGGACACCTGCCCTTTGAGACGGAGGTcacacatttattaaaatacggCGCAGAGAATCGTATAACAGTAATGTGCGATAATGCGCTGATCCAGACAACAGTGCCGCAGGGTAAGATCTCGGAAGTGGCCAACGATGGAGGCGTTACCATCATACAGAGCTACACCTTTGACTTCTTCAACTACGCGGGCATCCATCGATCCGTCCACTTGTATACCACGCCCAAGACCTTTATTGAGGAAGTCGAAATACAGACAAGGCTATCGGACAATAATAGTG tgGGATATGTCGAGTACAGCGTCGTTGTGAATGGAACCGCTGCCAATGAAGCGGACAATGCATTATTTGTCCGGCTCCAGCTGTACAATAGGGAGGGTGAAATGGTGGCCAACTCCACCTCGGACAGCAAGCTCGCGGGTAGTTTGAAAGTACAGAATGCCAATCCCTGGTGGCCTTATCTTATGCACTCTGATCCGGGATATCTTTATGAGCTGGAAATCAAATTGCATGCAGCTAATGAGGAGCTCCTCGATGTCTACCGTCTAAGTGTCGGCCTGCGATCTTTAAGCTGGACGAATACCACATTCCTTATCAACGGAAAACCAATTTACTTTCGAGGATTTGGGCGACATGAGGACGCGGATGTGCGGGGAAAGGGACTGGACAACGCTCTGATGGTACGCGACTTTAATCTCATAAAGTGGATTGGAGCTAATGCCTATCGCACCTCTCACTATCCCTACTCCGAAGAGTCAATGCAATTTGCCGATCGACATGGCATCATGATCATCGATGAGTGTCCCAGCGTGGATACGGA AAACTACAATCAGGCATTGCTGGGCAAACATAAATCCTCTATAGAGCAGCTCATACATCGCGATCGAAATCATCCCAGTGTGGTCATGTGGTCCATTGCCAATGAGCCCCGCACAGGACAATTAAATGCAGATACCTATTTCCA ATTTGTAGCGAATTATACGCGCTCCTTGGACAGCAGCAGACCTGTTACGGCGGCTATAGCCACACCCTGGACAGATGATAAGGCG GGGAAATATCTGGACATAATCAGTTTCAACCGCTATAATGCCTGGTACAGCAATACTGGTCGCGTGGATATGGTCACTCAACGTGTCATCGATGAAGCATCCGCTTGGCACAAGAAATACGGCAAGCCAGTTCTCATGGCAGAATATGGCGCCGACACACTGGAGGGTCTGCATCTG CAACCATCGTATGTCTGGTCAGAAGAGTTCCAAACGGAGTTATTCTCAAAGCACTTTAAGGCCTTTGATGCTCTGCGTCGCAAGAAGTGGTTTATTGGCGAGTTTGTGTGGAACTTTGCCGACTTCAAGACTCCTCAAT CTTACACGAGAGTCGGTGGTAATAAGAAGGGCATCTTTACGCGTGCCCGTCAGCCAAAGGCGGCGGCTCATCTGCTGCGACAGCGATACTTTGCACTTGGTCGCGAAGTGGATCAGTGCAGTTTGCCGGAGGATCTGTTCACCTACATTGTTGATATGGGTGGCAATATCAAGAAAGAATCCAGTGATTTATGA
- the LOC117785019 gene encoding beta-glucuronidase isoform X1, producing the protein MGLRKLFKSLIILNKDVKTTRGMLYPRESETREVRSLDGIWNFVCSDETNPTQGIRDNWFSNDLSKSRPIIPMPVPASYNDITTERALRDHVGTVWYDRKFFVPRSWAKDQRVWLRFGSVHYEAFVWINGESAVKHEIGHLPFETEVTHLLKYGAENRITVMCDNALIQTTVPQGKISEVANDGGVTIIQSYTFDFFNYAGIHRSVHLYTTPKTFIEEVEIQTRLSDNNSVGYVEYSVVVNGTAANEADNALFVRLQLYNREGEMVANSTSDSKLAGSLKVQNANPWWPYLMHSDPGYLYELEIKLHAANEELLDVYRLSVGLRSLSWTNTTFLINGKPIYFRGFGRHEDADVRGKGLDNALMVRDFNLIKWIGANAYRTSHYPYSEESMQFADRHGIMIIDECPSVDTENYNQALLGKHKSSIEQLIHRDRNHPSVVMWSIANEPRTGQLNADTYFQFVANYTRSLDSSRPVTAAIATPWTDDKAGKYLDIISFNRYNAWYSNTGRVDMVTQRVIDEASAWHKKYGKPVLMAEYGADTLEGLHLQPSYVWSEEFQTELFSKHFKAFDALRRKKWFIGEFVWNFADFKTPQSYTRVGGNKKGIFTRARQPKAAAHLLRQRYFALGREVDQCSLPEDLFTYIVDMGGNIKKESSDL; encoded by the exons ATGGGCTTGaggaaattgtttaaat CTCTTATCATACTCAACAAGGACGTGAAAACGACACGGGGTATGCTCTATCCGCGCGAGTCAGAGACGCGAGAGGTGCGCTCCCTGGATGGCATCTGGAATTTTGTGTGCTCCGACGAGACAAATCCAACGCAAGGTATACGGGATAATTGGTTCAGTAATGATCTGAGCAAAAGTAGACCCATCATTCCAATGCCTGTGCCGGCATCGTATAACGACATCACGACGGAACGAGCATTAAGGGATCATGTTGGCACAGTTTGGTATGATCGCAAGTTCTTTGTGCCTCGCTCCTGGGCTAAGGATCAGCGCGTTTGGCTGCGCTTCGGTAGCGTCCACTACGAGGCGTTTGTG TGGATCAACGGGGAGTCGGCCGTAAAGCACGAGATAGGACACCTGCCCTTTGAGACGGAGGTcacacatttattaaaatacggCGCAGAGAATCGTATAACAGTAATGTGCGATAATGCGCTGATCCAGACAACAGTGCCGCAGGGTAAGATCTCGGAAGTGGCCAACGATGGAGGCGTTACCATCATACAGAGCTACACCTTTGACTTCTTCAACTACGCGGGCATCCATCGATCCGTCCACTTGTATACCACGCCCAAGACCTTTATTGAGGAAGTCGAAATACAGACAAGGCTATCGGACAATAATAGTG tgGGATATGTCGAGTACAGCGTCGTTGTGAATGGAACCGCTGCCAATGAAGCGGACAATGCATTATTTGTCCGGCTCCAGCTGTACAATAGGGAGGGTGAAATGGTGGCCAACTCCACCTCGGACAGCAAGCTCGCGGGTAGTTTGAAAGTACAGAATGCCAATCCCTGGTGGCCTTATCTTATGCACTCTGATCCGGGATATCTTTATGAGCTGGAAATCAAATTGCATGCAGCTAATGAGGAGCTCCTCGATGTCTACCGTCTAAGTGTCGGCCTGCGATCTTTAAGCTGGACGAATACCACATTCCTTATCAACGGAAAACCAATTTACTTTCGAGGATTTGGGCGACATGAGGACGCGGATGTGCGGGGAAAGGGACTGGACAACGCTCTGATGGTACGCGACTTTAATCTCATAAAGTGGATTGGAGCTAATGCCTATCGCACCTCTCACTATCCCTACTCCGAAGAGTCAATGCAATTTGCCGATCGACATGGCATCATGATCATCGATGAGTGTCCCAGCGTGGATACGGA AAACTACAATCAGGCATTGCTGGGCAAACATAAATCCTCTATAGAGCAGCTCATACATCGCGATCGAAATCATCCCAGTGTGGTCATGTGGTCCATTGCCAATGAGCCCCGCACAGGACAATTAAATGCAGATACCTATTTCCA ATTTGTAGCGAATTATACGCGCTCCTTGGACAGCAGCAGACCTGTTACGGCGGCTATAGCCACACCCTGGACAGATGATAAGGCG GGGAAATATCTGGACATAATCAGTTTCAACCGCTATAATGCCTGGTACAGCAATACTGGTCGCGTGGATATGGTCACTCAACGTGTCATCGATGAAGCATCCGCTTGGCACAAGAAATACGGCAAGCCAGTTCTCATGGCAGAATATGGCGCCGACACACTGGAGGGTCTGCATCTG CAACCATCGTATGTCTGGTCAGAAGAGTTCCAAACGGAGTTATTCTCAAAGCACTTTAAGGCCTTTGATGCTCTGCGTCGCAAGAAGTGGTTTATTGGCGAGTTTGTGTGGAACTTTGCCGACTTCAAGACTCCTCAAT CTTACACGAGAGTCGGTGGTAATAAGAAGGGCATCTTTACGCGTGCCCGTCAGCCAAAGGCGGCGGCTCATCTGCTGCGACAGCGATACTTTGCACTTGGTCGCGAAGTGGATCAGTGCAGTTTGCCGGAGGATCTGTTCACCTACATTGTTGATATGGGTGGCAATATCAAGAAAGAATCCAGTGATTTATGA
- the LOC117784328 gene encoding beta-glucuronidase-like — MSAWKFLWIAILSACLLVANGLEDNTELVDDNQDDQLLAGKVRYDYSNVKTPRPTVGLLYPRESETREVRSLDGIWNLIRSNASDPQQGVREKWYKRTLRSTGHELILMPVPASYNDVTVDRQLRDHVGTVWYERHFFVPTYWRKDRVRTWIRFGSVHYQADVWINGQLALHHSIGHLPFEAEIGRFVNYGSENRITVMVDNRLTNRTIPQGHVLKQPSDEGVAYVQSYTFDFFNYAGIHRSVQLFTTPETYISDIELKTQFVNEKMGRIDYQLRIGNGSDSAPQANYVLVQLRDRNNVVVAHQINHNVHNGTFLIPNVKPWWPYLMHPLPGYMYTLELQLMSKNKDSEEEGSAVLLDAYRMPVGIRSLSWSNQSLYLNDKPLYLRGFGKHEDSDIRGKGLDNAVLLRDFNLLKWIGANAYRTSHYPYSEESMQFADEHGIMIIDECPSVNTDLFEPQLLENHMSALEQLIHRDRNHASVIAWSIANEPRTKKKAAEAYFGALAKYTRTIAQGRPITAASNVDTPTACMMSQFLDITGFNRYNAWYHSPGRTDMIVQPLYDEARKWHEHYKKPVIIFEYGGDTMEGYHSLPAYIWSEDYQTELFSKHFQAFDKLRKLKWFIGEFVWNFADFKTEQTYTRMGGNKKGVFTRNRQPKDAAHLLRKRYHAIAFKLDNASFPSDLFEYIIDWY; from the exons ATGAGCGCTTGGAAGTTTCTTTGGATTGCTATACTAAGCGCTTGTCTTTTGGTTGCAAACGGGCTGGAAGACAATACTGAACTCGTGGATGATAATCAAGATGATCAGCTGTTGGCTGGTAAAGTCAGGTATGACTATTCAAATGTAAAGACACCCCGTCCTACAGTTGGACTGCTCTATCCACGTGAATCGGAGACGCGAGAGGTGCGTTCCTTGGATGGAATATGGAATCTTATTCGGAGTAATGCCAGCGATCCTCAGCAAGGCGTGAGAGAAAAATGGTACAAGCGGACGCTCAGATCAACAGGTCATGAACTTATTTTAATGCCGGTACCAGCATCCTACAACGATGTGACTGTGGATCGGCAATTGCGCGACCATGTGGGCACAGTTTGGTATGAGCGTCACTTCTTTGTGCCCACTTACTGGCGTAAGGATCGTGTACGCACCTGGATACGCTTCGGTAGCGTTCACTATCAGGCTGATGTGTGGATCAATGGTCAGTTGGCATTGCACCACAGCATTGGTCATTTACCCTTTGAGGCTGAGATTGGACGCTTTGTCAACTACGGCAGCGAGAACCGTATCACAGTAATGGTGGATAACCGTCTAACCAATCGCACCATTCCTCAGGGACATGTCCTGAAGCAACCTAGCGACGAGGGCGTTGCCTATGTACAATCTTACACCTTTGACTTTTTCAACTATGCGGGAATTCATCGTTCCGTGCAGCTTTTCACTACGCCGGAAACATATATAAGCGACATTGAGCTGAAAACTCAGTTTGTGAACGAGAAAATGGGACGCATTGACTATCAACTGAGAATTGGCAATGGATCTGACTCAGCTCCGCAAGCTAATTATGTATTGGTGCAGCTGCGGGACAGAAATAATGTTGTGGTTGCCCATCAAATTAATCATAATGTTCACAATGGAACCTTTCTGATACCCAATGTGAAGCCTTGGTGGCCCTATCTGATGCATCCGCTTCCTGGTTACATGTATACCCTGGAGCTGCAGTTAAtgtcaaaaaacaaagataGTGAAGAGGAGGGGAGTGCTGTGCTCTTGGATGCCTATCGAATGCCCGTTGGAATACGCAGTCTAAGCTGGAGCAACCAAAGCTTGTACCTCAACGACAAACCTCTTTACTTGAGGGGATTTGGCAAGCACGAGGATTCAGAT ATTCGTGGCAAGGGCCTGGATAATGCGGTACTATTGCGTGATTTCAATCTGCTCAAGTGGATCGGGGCCAATGCCTATCGCACTTCACATTATCCCTATTCCGAGGAATCTATGCAGTTTGCCGACGAGCACGGCATCATGATCATTGATGAGTGTCCCAGTGTTAATACGGATTTGTTTGAGCCACAGCTATTGGAAAATCACATGTCTGCATTGGAGCAGCTCATACATAGAGATCGCAATCATGCCTCTGTGATTGCCTGGTCAATAGCCAACGAGCCACGCACGAAAAAGAAGGCAGCCGAAGCTTATTTTGG CGCCTTGGCGAAATATACAAGAACCATTGCCCAGGGACGTCCGATTACAGCTGCCAGCAATGTGGACACGCCCACGGCCTGCATGATGTCACAATTCTTGGACATAACTGGCTTCAATCGATACAATGCCTGGTACCACAGTCCCGGACGCACCGATATGATTGTGCAGCCACTGTATGATGAGGCCAGAAAATGGCACGAGCATTATAAAAAGCCGgttattatatttgaatacGGAGGAGACACAATGGAAGGATATCATAGC TTGCCAGCCTATATTTGGTCGGAGGATTATCAGACGGAACTGTTCTCCAAACACTTCCAGGCATTTGACAAATTGCGTAAACTCAAGTGGTTTATTGGGGAATTTGTGTGGAATTTTGCCGACTTTAAGACTGAACAAA CCTACACACGAATGGGTGGAAACAAGAAGGGCGTCTTCACTCGCAATCGCCAGCCCAAGGACGCGGCTCATTTATTGCGAAAACGATATCatgcaattgcatttaaacTGGACAATGCCAGCTTTCCGTCGGATCTCTTCGAGTATATTATCGACTGGTATTGA
- the LOC117784330 gene encoding uncharacterized protein LOC117784330, with protein sequence MPNIANSESSGFLTVAKMCNLVVVLALLISVGSYGVLSASNVTGHMEDYIRQNQRQYEARLKKYEDEMATFRETYGRELRAISVQADQLQLKLEEATERLRPLELIDSWHRQCVQNYSASLPTIVAMRTALTACSTGAQNNLNGHLQNSVNTYNSLKSYHANNVKALFTDCEKRHPASQQNYTDCITTAIATANTNTIANQKNFNTYMQQSNCAANTRINQAWECAFTTVHSTISTLAVSLRLIDDCIANKLACASVSCTTGCKNHMVIILDDNDFLIPTINNPFYGFNSNLSCLEIKFKVENSNVVINDKRN encoded by the exons ATGCCAAACATCGCGAACTCAGAATCCAGTGGATTTCTGACTGTTGCCAAGATGTGTAACCTTGTTGTTGTGCTCGCATTGCTGATATCTGTGGGAAGCTATGGAGTGCTTTCCGCATCCAATGTCACGGGCCATATGGAAGATTATATACGACAGAATCAACGACAGTATGAGGCTAGATTGAAAAAATATGAGGATGAAATGGCTACATTTCGTGAGACCTATGGACGAGAATTGCGAGCAATTTCAGTGCAGGCGgatcaattgcaattaaagCTAGAGGAGGCCACAGAACGCCTGCGTCCACTTGAACTTATTGATTCCTGGCACCGGCAATGTGTACAGAATTACTCAGCAAGTCTACCAACGATAGTCGCAATGCGAACTGCTCTCACCGCTTGCTCGACTGGAGCCCAAAACAATCTCAACGGTCACCTGCAGAATTCTGTGAATACCTACAATAGCCTCAAGAGCTATCACGCCAACAATGTGAAAGCGTTGTTTACCGATTGTGAAAAGCGTCATCCCGCATCCCAACAGAACTATACAGATTGCATTACAACTGCG ATTGCCACGGCCAATACGAATACAATTGCCAACCAGAAGAACTTCAACACATACATGCAACAGTCGAACTGTGCAGCTAATACACGTATTAACCAGGCCTGGGAATGTGCCTTCACCACTGTTCATAGCACCATTTCAACATTGGCAGTATCCTTACGCCTTATTGATGATTGCATTGCTAACAAGTTGGCCTGTGCATCCGTTTCCTGCACTACAGGCTGTAAGAATCACATGGTTATTATCTTAGACGACAACGATTTCTTAATTCCCACCATTAATAATCCCTTCTATGGATTTAATAGTAATCTCAGTTGCCTAGAGATTAAGTTCAAGGTCGAAAATTCTAATGTGGTCATCAAcgataaaagaaattaa